In one window of Cupriavidus necator N-1 DNA:
- a CDS encoding XRE family transcriptional regulator: MFCFEYGTSNVYAQLGFADAEEIPLKANIVKDITHRIQVSGLRLSEAATLLETSQSDLLLALCGKFQSFRAAELHNWLDRLSIFLR, from the coding sequence ATGTTTTGCTTCGAGTATGGAACCAGCAATGTCTATGCGCAGCTTGGCTTCGCCGACGCCGAAGAGATCCCGCTGAAGGCAAACATCGTGAAAGACATCACCCACCGCATTCAGGTCAGTGGGCTGAGGTTGTCGGAAGCCGCCACCCTGCTTGAGACCTCGCAATCGGATCTCCTTCTGGCACTTTGCGGCAAGTTCCAGTCCTTCCGCGCAGCCGAACTGCACAACTGGCTGGATAGGCTAAGCATATTCTTGCGGTGA